Sequence from the Kineosporia succinea genome:
ACTTCATCGGGTAGGTGAACTCGTCGAGCACGTACAGCCCGTGTTCCTCCGCCGCGAGCCGGCGCTGGATCTCGCGCCAACCCTCGAGCGCGGCCACGGCGTGCTCCTCGTCGGAGCCCGGCTTACGTGACCACGACCAGCCCTCGCCCATCTTCTGCCAGCTGACGGCCCCGCCCTCGCCGGTGTCCTCGTGCAGACGGCCGAGCGCACGGAAGGCGTTCTCCTCGCCCACCTTCCACTTCGCCGACTTCACGAACTGGAACACGCCGATCGACCAGCCCTGGGTCCAGCCGCGCAGCGCGAGACCGAACGCGGCCGTCGACTTGCCCTTCATGGTGCCGGTGTGGACGACCACGAGCGGCCGGTTCCGGCGCTGCCGCGTGGTCAGACCGTCCTCGGGGACGGCGACCGGCTTTCCCTGCGGCATCAGGCGATCCTTCGTTCGGTGCGGGAAGTGTGGGAGGTGCGGGTGGCGCGAGAGGTGCCCGGCGCACCGGCGTTCGTGACCTGCTCGCGGACCATGCCCGCCAGCGACTCGGCCCGCAGCTCGTCGAGGCTGATCAGCTCACCGCCCAGACCGGCGGCCAGTTTCGCGGCCATGTGCAGCTTCACCGGCCCCCGTTCGCAGTCCACCACCACGCTGCGGACGCCCTTACGGGCGAACTCGGCGGCGATGCGCGTGGGGTCTTCCCCGGCCGTGTGGCGGCCGTCGGTCACGAGCACGAGCAACGGACGCCGGTGGGGGTCGCGGAGCCTCTCGTTGCCGATCACCGACCAGGCGCGGCGCAGGCCTTCCGAGAGCGGTGTCCGGCCACCGGTCGGGAGCCGGTCCAGTCGCATGCGGGCCGCCTCCACCGCACCGGTCGGGGGCAGGGCCAGCTCGGCCTCCCGCCCGCGGAAGGTGATTAGGCCGACCCGGTCACGGCGCTGGTAGGCGTCGAGCAGCAGGGACAGCACCGCACCCTTGACCGCGGCCATGCGCTGCTTGGCCGCCATCGAGCCGGAGGCGTCGACGCAGAACAGGATGAGGTTTCCCTCGCGGCCTTCGCGCACGCCGAGACGGATGTCGTCGCGGCGCAGCAGCACCGGACCACCCGGCTCGCGGCCCCGTGCCTGCTGACGGCCCGCGGCCGCGGTGAGAGTGGCGGGCAGGTGCACGCGTCCCGCCTCGGCCTGCCGGCTCGAGCTCCCGGAGTCGAGGGGACGCGTCGAGATCGTGCGTCCCGACGTGGTCAGGGCCCGGGAACGCCTTCCCGCTGTGCCCTTTCCGAGGCCGGGAACCTTGAACGAGCGGACCTTGAACGGCGACGTGGCCGACACCGGGTCCTGGGTCGGGGCGGGTGCCCGCGGGCTGTCGGTGTTCTCGGAATCGTCCTGCGGCTTCGCCTCAGCCGGATCCGGTTCTCCGGCGGACGGCTGCTGAGCTCCAGCATCGGCCGACGATGTCTGCGCGACGGGACCAGTTGTGTCGTCAGCACCTTCGGGCCCACCGTGGTCCGGACCGTTCTGCGGGTCCGCGCCGTCCTGCGAGTCCGGGCCGTTCTGCGGATCCTGGCCGCCCGGGCCACCTTCCGGGCCGCCCTCGGGGCCGTCGTCCGGATCCGTCGGAGGCTCCGGGTCTTCCGGGGCGTTGTCGCGCAGCGCCTCGTCGAGCAGGTTCTCGTCCATGCCCGGGGCGTCGAACGGATCGCGCCGGCGGCGGTGCGGCAGCGCGAACATGGCTGCCACCCGGACGTCGTCACTGCTCACGCTGCTGCGCCCGGCCCAGGCCGCGTGGGCCCGGGCGGTGCGGGCCACCACCAGGTCGGCGCGCATGCCGTCGACGTCGAAGGCCGCGCAGACGGCCGCGATCTGACGCAGCACCCCGTCGGAGAGCTCCACGCCCACCAGGCGCTCGCGCGCGCTCGTGATGCGGCCGGCCAGCTCCCGTTCGGCGTCCTGCCACTCCTTGACGAAGCCGTCGGGGTCGGCGTCGAAGGCCAGACGGCGACGCACCACCTCGGCGCGCACGTCCGGGTCGCGGCTCGCGCGGACCTCGACGGTCAGGCCGAACCGGTCGAGCAGCTGCGGACGCAGCTCGCCCTCCTCCGGGTTCATCGTGCCGACCAGCACGAACCGCGAGGCATGGGTGATCGAGATGCTCTCCCGCTCGATGTGCACCCGGCCCATCGCGGCTGCGTCGAGCAGCACGTCCACCAGGTGGTCGTGCAGCAGGTTGACCTCGTCGACATAGAGGATGCCCCGGTGCGCGGCGGCCAGCAGGCCGGGCTCGTAGGCGCGCACTCCGGCGGACAGGGCCCGGTCCAGGTCGAGCGAGCCGAGCAACCGGTCTTCGGTCGCGCCGACGGGCAGCTCCACCAGCCGGGCGGGCCGGGGGTGGTGCTCGTGACCGTGCGGCTGGTCGGGGCACTCCGGGTCGGGCGCGTGCGGGTCACAGCCGAAACGACAGCCGGAGATCACGTCCACCGGCGGCAGGAGGTTGGCCAGGGCACGCACGGCCGTCGACTTGGCCGTGCCCTTCTCACCGCGGACGAGCACACCGCCGATGTCGGGCGCCACCGAGGAAAGAAGGAGCGACAGGACGAGATCGTCCATGCCGACGACGGCTGTCAGGGGGTACGGGGGCACCGGTACTTCCTCCACTCCCGGCGGGTCTCCACGCCCACCGCTCGCGCACACCGCGCCCAGACGGGCACGGGGACCTGGTCGAAGTACCTGGCTTCCGGATCTCGTCCGGTCACAGTGGCGGGACCGCCCCGGACTCGGAAACCGGGCCGATACGGGCCAGACCTCCTGCACCGGTGTTCCTCCGCGCGGGTCGCATCGGATACTGCCACATTCGGGTGACCAGGCCGTCCTCCGCTCGGGGTCATGCGGCGTTCCCGCCGGTTCCCAGGTCTGCCGCGCTCACGGACGCCCCGGTGGCACGAACGGCAGCCCACTCGGCACACCCCCGTTGATCAGGCGTTCCACCGCCCCGACGTCGAGGTGGTCGGCGACCATGTCGGCCAGCGAGTCCAGCCGGGCCTCGCGCAGGGCCGCGAACGAGGTGTCCGGCGCGACGACGAACCGGTGACGCCCTGACCGGCCCGCCACCTCGGTGAGGAACGCCCGCCTGAACCCATCGTTCTCCAGTGCTCCGTGCCAGGTCGTGCCCCAGACCGGACCCGACCGCCACCCGTCGAGGAAGGCCTCGGCCTCGGGCCCTCCTGACTCACCGACCCCGGCGTCCGGGTCCAGCGTGACCACGCCGTGGTGGATCTCATAGCCGTCCACCGGCTGCCCCAGGGCCTCGCCGTGCGGACGTGCCAGCACCTTCCTCGCCCCGAAGTCCGTGCGGGTCGGCAGCAGCCCGAGCCCGGGCACACTCCCCCGGCGGGACTCGACCTCGTCGCTGACCGTGCGCCCGAGCATCTGGTGCCCGCCACAGATCCCGAGCACGGGCAGACCAGCGCCGGCGTGCGCCACGATCGCGTCGGCCAGCCCGGTCGAGCGCAGCCAGGCCAGATCGTTCACCGTCGCCCGGGTCCCCGGCAGCACCACCAGGTCGGAGCCCGCGATCTCGGCGCCGTGGTGCACGAGCCGCACGGCCACGCCCGGCTCGGCCGCGAGCGCATCGATGTCGGTGACGTTCGAGAGTCTCGGCAGCCGCGGCACCGCCACCCGGATCACGTCGTCGCCCAGTGGCGCCCGCATCGGT
This genomic interval carries:
- a CDS encoding cobyric acid synthase; this encodes MIAGTTSDAGKSVLVAGLCRWLARQGVSVAPFKAQNMSLNSFVTRDGAEIGRAQAMQARAARIEPEAAMNPVLLKPGSDRTSQVVVMGRPFAEAGAMDYGDLTPKLLPVVLDALDDLRSRFDVVICEGAGSPAEINLRHRDITNLGLARPAGLPVLVVGDIDRGGVFAALHGTLALLGADDQKHISGFVINKFRGDPALLDSGLSMIREITGRPVLGVLPYLTGLWLDVEDSLDLEKDRGPMRAPLGDDVIRVAVPRLPRLSNVTDIDALAAEPGVAVRLVHHGAEIAGSDLVVLPGTRATVNDLAWLRSTGLADAIVAHAGAGLPVLGICGGHQMLGRTVSDEVESRRGSVPGLGLLPTRTDFGARKVLARPHGEALGQPVDGYEIHHGVVTLDPDAGVGESGGPEAEAFLDGWRSGPVWGTTWHGALENDGFRRAFLTEVAGRSGRHRFVVAPDTSFAALREARLDSLADMVADHLDVGAVERLINGGVPSGLPFVPPGRP
- the cobO gene encoding cob(I)yrinic acid a,c-diamide adenosyltransferase — its product is MPQGKPVAVPEDGLTTRQRRNRPLVVVHTGTMKGKSTAAFGLALRGWTQGWSIGVFQFVKSAKWKVGEENAFRALGRLHEDTGEGGAVSWQKMGEGWSWSRKPGSDEEHAVAALEGWREIQRRLAAEEHGLYVLDEFTYPMKWGWVDVAEVVETLRDRPGHQHVIITGRDAHPDLIDAADLVMETTKIKHPMDAGQKGQRGIEW
- a CDS encoding magnesium chelatase subunit D family protein, whose protein sequence is MDDLVLSLLLSSVAPDIGGVLVRGEKGTAKSTAVRALANLLPPVDVISGCRFGCDPHAPDPECPDQPHGHEHHPRPARLVELPVGATEDRLLGSLDLDRALSAGVRAYEPGLLAAAHRGILYVDEVNLLHDHLVDVLLDAAAMGRVHIERESISITHASRFVLVGTMNPEEGELRPQLLDRFGLTVEVRASRDPDVRAEVVRRRLAFDADPDGFVKEWQDAERELAGRITSARERLVGVELSDGVLRQIAAVCAAFDVDGMRADLVVARTARAHAAWAGRSSVSSDDVRVAAMFALPHRRRRDPFDAPGMDENLLDEALRDNAPEDPEPPTDPDDGPEGGPEGGPGGQDPQNGPDSQDGADPQNGPDHGGPEGADDTTGPVAQTSSADAGAQQPSAGEPDPAEAKPQDDSENTDSPRAPAPTQDPVSATSPFKVRSFKVPGLGKGTAGRRSRALTTSGRTISTRPLDSGSSSRQAEAGRVHLPATLTAAAGRQQARGREPGGPVLLRRDDIRLGVREGREGNLILFCVDASGSMAAKQRMAAVKGAVLSLLLDAYQRRDRVGLITFRGREAELALPPTGAVEAARMRLDRLPTGGRTPLSEGLRRAWSVIGNERLRDPHRRPLLVLVTDGRHTAGEDPTRIAAEFARKGVRSVVVDCERGPVKLHMAAKLAAGLGGELISLDELRAESLAGMVREQVTNAGAPGTSRATRTSHTSRTERRIA